One part of the Candidatus Flexicrinis affinis genome encodes these proteins:
- a CDS encoding DUF86 domain-containing protein, protein MVNLIDMKFACERIRTFVDGVDIDEFALDEQTSHAVSFELLALGEASKHVYSSTRRDLDDIPWQDLRLMRNMLAHEHYTINPRTLYRTATNDVPEIEKVLDGYLSRYRFDKA, encoded by the coding sequence GTGGTGAATTTGATTGACATGAAGTTCGCGTGCGAACGCATTCGGACGTTTGTCGACGGCGTGGACATCGACGAATTCGCGCTGGACGAGCAGACGAGCCACGCGGTTTCGTTCGAGCTGTTGGCGCTGGGCGAGGCGTCCAAGCACGTCTACAGCAGCACGCGCCGCGATCTGGACGACATCCCGTGGCAGGACCTGCGCCTCATGCGTAACATGCTGGCGCACGAGCATTACACGATCAACCCGCGCACGCTGTATCGCACCGCCACCAACGACGTCCCCGAAATTGAGAAGGTGCTTGACGGCTATCTCAGCCGCTATCGCTTCGACAAGGCTTAG
- a CDS encoding nucleotidyltransferase domain-containing protein yields MARRRRHYQRSPHVFASRSAITRFCHRWGITKLQMFGSALRDDFREDSDIDMVATFEPDTQHTLLDLVHMERELSNLYGRRPVDLGDYDAVQNDHNDVRRESILKTLETIYEERRGEFD; encoded by the coding sequence ATGGCCCGCCGACGCCGCCACTATCAACGCTCACCGCACGTATTCGCCTCTCGCTCGGCGATCACGCGCTTCTGCCATCGCTGGGGAATCACCAAGCTGCAAATGTTCGGGTCGGCCCTGCGTGACGACTTCCGCGAGGACAGCGACATCGACATGGTCGCTACGTTTGAGCCGGACACGCAGCATACCTTGCTCGATCTGGTGCACATGGAGCGCGAGCTGAGCAACCTGTACGGCCGCCGCCCGGTCGATCTGGGCGACTACGACGCGGTGCAAAACGACCATAATGACGTGCGCCGCGAGTCGATCCTCAAAACACTCGAGACGATCTATGAAGAACGACGTGGTGAATTTGATTGA